Proteins co-encoded in one Jeotgalibacillus malaysiensis genomic window:
- a CDS encoding membrane protein, which produces MDTGTHIVMGFAIGGLAAIDPVVANDPATAQSVLIAAVIGSQAPDADTVLKLRNNAVYIRHHRGITHSVPAVMLWPIAITAAIFPFFPEANLLHLWLWTFLAVFLHVFVDIFNSYGTQALRPFSSRWVALGVINTFDPIIFGIHVIGLIIWGFGANPVPTFLIMYTVIVGYYIVRFMLQSAVRHSIKKTIPKADNVIIAPTIRFYQWRIAAETEEHFYVGRAYGRSITIYDKFKKKSIPDNEIFQKAKTDRNVSAFLSFSPLYRWELSEADDQYEVRFIDLRYRSNDHYPFVAVVQMDKDLDIQSSYTGWIFSEEKLQKKLDILPNE; this is translated from the coding sequence TTGGATACTGGTACGCATATCGTAATGGGTTTTGCAATCGGCGGTCTCGCTGCCATCGATCCGGTCGTTGCCAACGATCCTGCAACTGCCCAGAGTGTATTAATTGCAGCAGTCATCGGCTCACAGGCACCTGATGCTGATACTGTACTCAAGTTACGTAATAATGCCGTATATATCAGACACCATCGTGGTATCACGCATTCAGTACCGGCTGTGATGCTCTGGCCAATCGCCATCACTGCAGCAATCTTTCCGTTTTTCCCGGAAGCCAATCTGCTCCACTTGTGGCTCTGGACTTTCCTTGCAGTATTCCTGCATGTATTTGTAGATATTTTCAACAGTTACGGAACGCAGGCGCTCCGTCCTTTTTCATCCAGGTGGGTTGCGCTTGGTGTAATCAATACATTTGATCCGATTATTTTCGGTATTCACGTCATTGGACTGATTATATGGGGATTCGGTGCAAACCCTGTACCGACTTTCCTCATTATGTACACCGTGATCGTCGGTTATTATATCGTCCGGTTCATGCTTCAGTCAGCTGTCCGGCATTCGATTAAAAAAACGATCCCAAAAGCAGATAATGTTATTATCGCACCTACAATCCGCTTTTACCAATGGCGAATCGCTGCTGAAACCGAAGAGCATTTCTATGTAGGACGGGCTTACGGACGATCCATTACGATCTATGATAAATTCAAGAAAAAATCGATTCCTGATAATGAAATTTTCCAAAAAGCAAAAACTGACCGAAACGTTTCAGCATTCCTCTCCTTTTCACCACTGTACAGGTGGGAACTGAGTGAAGCTGATGATCAGTATGAAGTCAGATTTATTGACTTAAGATACCGCAGTAACGATCATTACCCGTTCGTTGCTGTTGTGCAGATGGATAAAGATCTTGATATCCAAAGCTCTTATACAGGCTGGATCTTCAGCGAAGAAAAGCTGCAGAAGAAGCTTGATATATTACCGAATGAATGA
- a CDS encoding DNA glycosylase, whose protein sequence is MNEELEKRIKKVNAKKFGDDLVGWFEQEMRDLPWRENQDPYRVWVSEIMLQQTRVDTVIPYYNRFMEQFPTVEALANAPEDQVLKAWEGLGYYSRARNLQAAVREVHETYNGIVPDSPKEIFALKGVGPYTAGAILSIAYGKPEPAVDGNVMRVMSRILSIWDDIAKPASRKVFEAAVRELIYRENPSYFNQALMELGAIVCTPTSPSCFLCPVQSHCAAFAEGSQQELPVKSKKKAAKTVELLTVIAENNKGEVLVTQRPEQGLLANMWEFPSFEKNGTDISSQMSEFLLSDYQVEAVITDEEWLAQDHIFTHLIWKMQVGRAKVSMADTALPEKTLWVSKDKIEKLAMPVSHRKIANRWSALT, encoded by the coding sequence ATGAATGAAGAACTAGAAAAGCGAATAAAAAAGGTAAATGCCAAAAAATTTGGCGACGATCTCGTTGGCTGGTTTGAACAGGAAATGAGAGATCTCCCTTGGAGAGAAAATCAGGACCCATACAGGGTGTGGGTGTCTGAAATTATGCTTCAGCAGACCAGAGTAGACACTGTAATTCCTTATTATAACCGATTCATGGAACAGTTCCCGACAGTTGAAGCATTAGCGAATGCCCCAGAGGACCAGGTGTTAAAAGCTTGGGAAGGACTCGGATATTATTCGCGTGCAAGAAATCTTCAGGCTGCTGTAAGAGAAGTACATGAGACCTATAACGGCATCGTACCTGATTCACCAAAGGAAATCTTTGCTTTAAAAGGAGTAGGACCTTACACAGCCGGTGCGATTTTGAGCATTGCTTACGGTAAGCCTGAGCCTGCAGTAGATGGAAACGTGATGAGGGTAATGTCCCGGATCTTATCAATATGGGATGATATTGCGAAGCCCGCTTCAAGGAAAGTGTTTGAAGCTGCTGTCAGAGAACTGATCTACAGGGAAAACCCTTCCTACTTTAATCAGGCATTGATGGAGCTCGGGGCAATTGTCTGCACACCAACCTCACCATCATGCTTCTTATGTCCTGTTCAGTCACACTGCGCCGCATTTGCAGAAGGCTCACAGCAGGAGCTTCCTGTGAAAAGTAAAAAGAAAGCTGCAAAAACGGTTGAACTGCTGACAGTTATCGCAGAAAATAATAAGGGTGAGGTACTTGTTACCCAAAGACCTGAGCAGGGTCTGCTTGCAAATATGTGGGAGTTCCCGAGTTTTGAAAAAAACGGAACAGACATCAGCAGTCAAATGTCTGAATTTCTACTGTCTGATTATCAGGTTGAAGCAGTTATTACAGATGAAGAATGGCTGGCTCAGGACCACATTTTTACACACCTGATCTGGAAAATGCAGGTCGGCAGAGCAAAGGTGAGTATGGCAGATACAGCATTGCCTGAAAAGACACTTTGGGTATCAAAAGATAAAATTGAAAAACTTGCAATGCCCGTTTCACACAGAAAAATTGCAAATCGCTGGAGCGCATTAACGTAA
- a CDS encoding enoyl-ACP reductase produces the protein MTNKVALVTGSSRGVGKAAALALAEKGYDIVINYARSKKAAQETAAQIEEMGRKVLIVRANVGDNEKIKYMFEQVKEHFGRLDVFINNAASGVLRPAMELEESHWNWTMNINSKALLFCAQEAVKLMPEEGGRIVSISSLGSIRYLDNYTTVGVSKAALEALTRYLAVELAPKKIVVNAVSGGAIDTEALTHFPNREELLEDARSKTPAGRMVEIDDLVKTILFLVSDDSSMICGQTIIVDGGRSLLV, from the coding sequence ATGACAAACAAAGTAGCGTTAGTAACAGGAAGCAGCAGAGGTGTAGGGAAAGCAGCAGCTCTTGCACTCGCTGAAAAAGGGTATGATATCGTCATTAACTATGCGAGAAGTAAAAAGGCGGCTCAGGAAACGGCAGCCCAGATTGAAGAAATGGGCCGTAAAGTACTGATTGTCCGTGCCAACGTTGGAGATAACGAAAAAATTAAATATATGTTCGAACAGGTAAAAGAACACTTTGGCAGACTGGATGTTTTTATCAATAATGCAGCATCAGGCGTTTTGCGTCCTGCAATGGAGCTTGAAGAGTCTCATTGGAACTGGACTATGAATATCAACAGTAAAGCGCTGCTATTCTGCGCGCAGGAAGCAGTAAAGCTGATGCCTGAAGAAGGTGGAAGAATCGTCAGCATTTCATCACTCGGATCGATCCGTTATCTGGACAACTACACAACAGTGGGCGTATCAAAAGCAGCACTTGAAGCATTAACGCGCTATCTCGCTGTTGAACTTGCACCAAAGAAAATTGTTGTTAATGCAGTCTCAGGCGGTGCAATCGATACTGAAGCATTAACGCACTTCCCGAATCGTGAAGAATTGCTCGAGGATGCAAGAAGTAAGACGCCTGCAGGAAGAATGGTTGAAATTGATGATCTTGTAAAGACGATTCTATTCCTTGTATCAGATGATTCTTCAATGATCTGCGGTCAGACAATCATTGTTGATGGCGGCCGTTCATTACTTGTGTAA
- a CDS encoding spore protein has product MKKQPNKTQAGTNVEKVKQQNAGAFAEEFASETNAAEVKQQNKQSEANKGNQNQQNKR; this is encoded by the coding sequence ATGAAAAAACAGCCAAACAAAACACAAGCCGGCACAAACGTTGAAAAAGTAAAGCAGCAAAATGCAGGTGCATTTGCTGAAGAGTTCGCTTCAGAAACAAATGCTGCTGAAGTAAAACAGCAGAACAAGCAGTCTGAAGCTAATAAAGGAAATCAAAACCAGCAGAACAAACGCTAA
- a CDS encoding multidrug ABC transporter ATP-binding protein translates to MDSIKRYMKFVAPYKWQIIFTLIIGVIKFAIPLLIPVLIQYVIDDIVNGNMSADEKLNQLYWIIGGAMILFVVMRPPVEYYRQYFAQWTSNKILFDIRDQLFSHLQKLSFKYYANTRAGEVISRVINDVEQTKNFVMTGLMNLWLDVATILIAVGIMLSYDVKLTLVSLIVFPLYAFSVQYFFGRLRSLTRFRSQALAEVQGYLHERVQGMSVIKSFAVEPHEQKQFDQRNGNFLDKAIDQTKWNAKAFAVVNTITDIAPLIVIGYAGYSVINGDLTLGVMVAFIAYVERLYNPLRRLVNSSTTLVQSIASMDRVFELVDEKYDVDDKPGAREVTNVRGEVYFDHVSFTYDEKEEDVLKDVHLHVRAGETVAFVGMSGGGKSTIVSLIPRFYDVTKGRVLLDGTDIRDVQARSLRNQIGMVLQDNILFSESVMMNIKMGNPDATEEEVIEAAKAANAHHFIMELPEGYNTKVGERGVKLSGGQKQRVAIARVFLKNPPILIMDEATSALDLESEQLIQDSIEKLAKDRTTFIVAHRLSTITHADRIILINHGQIAESGSHQQLMEKKGLYYNLFQVQQLGE, encoded by the coding sequence ATGGACAGTATAAAAAGATATATGAAATTCGTTGCTCCATATAAATGGCAGATCATTTTCACACTGATCATCGGAGTCATTAAATTCGCCATTCCCCTGTTAATACCAGTACTGATTCAATATGTCATTGATGATATCGTTAACGGGAATATGAGTGCAGACGAAAAACTGAACCAGCTCTACTGGATTATAGGCGGTGCAATGATCCTATTTGTTGTCATGAGGCCACCGGTTGAATACTACAGACAATATTTTGCACAGTGGACAAGTAATAAGATTTTATTTGATATCAGAGACCAGCTGTTTTCACATTTGCAGAAGCTGAGCTTTAAATATTATGCCAATACGCGGGCAGGAGAAGTTATTTCCCGGGTAATTAATGATGTCGAACAGACGAAGAACTTTGTTATGACAGGTCTGATGAATCTCTGGCTTGACGTGGCTACGATTCTGATCGCTGTTGGCATCATGCTGAGTTATGATGTGAAGCTGACGCTGGTTTCACTGATTGTTTTTCCGCTTTATGCGTTTTCAGTTCAGTATTTCTTCGGGCGGCTGCGCTCGCTGACACGCTTCCGCTCACAGGCTCTTGCTGAAGTTCAGGGGTATCTTCATGAGCGCGTGCAGGGAATGAGTGTTATTAAAAGCTTTGCAGTCGAACCGCATGAGCAAAAGCAGTTCGATCAGCGCAACGGCAACTTTTTAGATAAAGCGATTGATCAGACAAAGTGGAACGCCAAAGCTTTTGCTGTTGTAAATACAATTACGGATATTGCACCGCTGATTGTCATTGGTTATGCAGGCTACAGTGTCATTAACGGAGATTTGACACTTGGTGTAATGGTTGCGTTTATTGCTTATGTTGAGCGTTTATACAACCCGCTCAGAAGGCTTGTGAACAGCTCCACTACGCTCGTTCAATCAATTGCATCAATGGACCGTGTGTTTGAACTTGTTGATGAAAAGTATGATGTGGATGATAAGCCTGGTGCTAGAGAAGTAACAAATGTACGCGGAGAAGTTTATTTTGATCACGTATCGTTTACGTACGATGAGAAAGAAGAAGATGTGTTAAAGGATGTTCACCTCCACGTGCGTGCGGGTGAGACCGTTGCCTTTGTCGGGATGAGTGGGGGCGGTAAGTCTACCATTGTCAGTCTGATTCCGCGTTTTTATGATGTGACGAAGGGAAGAGTACTGCTTGATGGTACCGATATCCGTGATGTGCAGGCGCGCAGTCTGAGAAATCAGATCGGAATGGTTCTGCAGGATAATATTCTATTCAGTGAATCTGTCATGATGAATATTAAAATGGGAAATCCTGATGCAACAGAGGAAGAAGTGATTGAAGCTGCCAAGGCAGCAAATGCCCATCACTTCATAATGGAGCTTCCTGAAGGCTACAATACAAAAGTAGGGGAAAGAGGCGTTAAGCTCTCTGGCGGTCAGAAGCAGCGGGTCGCAATTGCGAGGGTTTTCCTGAAAAATCCACCGATTCTGATTATGGATGAAGCAACGTCAGCGCTCGATCTTGAAAGTGAACAGCTGATTCAGGATTCAATCGAAAAGCTTGCTAAGGACCGTACGACGTTTATTGTGGCACACAGATTATCCACAATTACGCACGCTGACCGAATTATTTTGATTAACCACGGTCAGATTGCTGAAAGCGGATCACATCAGCAGCTGATGGAGAAAAAAGGTTTATACTATAACCTGTTTCAGGTTCAGCAGCTCGGTGAATAA
- a CDS encoding membrane protein — MKLGARVLKTGIAIVLALFLAEQLNLPTPIFAGIAAAFVVQPTIYRSFVSILEHIQANVIGAVVAIVFVLLFGNDVVVIGFAAVIAITIILKLRIESTIGLALVTLIAIMEVQNEEFITFALLRFAAIILGVLSSFIVNLIFLPPKYENRLFHHISTTTDDMIKWIRLSTRHATEHQLLKKDIEKFKERLMKIDQIYLLYKEERGIIKKNSVAKTRKLVVYRQMISTERRSFEILKRLHRFENDIHHVPESLQLIIQEQLDCLMSYHEQLLMRFAGKIKPAIDNEQINHTCMNHKELTDIFMKEVNKARDEEENSGYHLLHVLSAMLEYEEHLSHLDTLIASMQCYHQEDQEVQLQERDI, encoded by the coding sequence ATGAAGCTTGGAGCCCGCGTATTAAAAACGGGAATTGCAATTGTCCTTGCTCTCTTTTTAGCTGAACAGCTGAATCTGCCGACTCCGATCTTTGCCGGGATCGCAGCAGCGTTTGTCGTTCAGCCAACCATCTACCGTTCATTTGTCTCGATTCTTGAACATATTCAGGCAAATGTGATCGGTGCAGTTGTTGCGATTGTTTTTGTATTATTATTTGGCAATGATGTTGTTGTTATCGGCTTTGCCGCTGTCATTGCAATTACAATCATTTTGAAGTTACGCATTGAATCAACGATTGGTCTGGCGCTTGTTACACTGATTGCGATTATGGAAGTGCAGAACGAAGAGTTTATCACGTTTGCCTTGCTGAGATTTGCAGCCATTATACTTGGCGTATTGTCATCATTCATTGTTAATCTTATCTTTTTACCGCCAAAGTATGAGAACAGACTGTTCCATCATATCTCAACCACAACTGACGATATGATCAAATGGATACGCTTAAGTACTCGCCACGCAACTGAACACCAGCTGCTTAAAAAAGATATTGAAAAGTTTAAAGAGCGGTTAATGAAAATTGATCAGATTTATCTTTTATATAAAGAAGAGCGCGGGATCATTAAGAAAAATTCCGTTGCAAAAACAAGAAAGCTCGTCGTATACCGCCAGATGATTTCAACTGAAAGAAGAAGCTTTGAAATTCTGAAGCGTCTTCACCGTTTTGAAAATGATATTCATCATGTGCCGGAATCACTGCAGCTGATTATCCAGGAGCAGCTCGACTGCCTGATGAGCTATCATGAACAGCTGCTGATGAGGTTTGCCGGTAAAATTAAACCTGCGATTGATAATGAGCAGATTAATCATACTTGCATGAATCATAAAGAGCTGACGGATATTTTCATGAAGGAAGTAAATAAAGCACGTGATGAAGAGGAAAATAGCGGGTACCACCTGCTGCACGTCCTGTCTGCGATGCTTGAATATGAGGAACACCTGTCTCACCTTGATACACTGATCGCATCTATGCAGTGCTATCATCAGGAGGATCAGGAAGTTCAGTTACAGGAACGGGATATATAA
- a CDS encoding glutamate-1-semialdehyde aminotransferase has protein sequence MKHTNSETLHSEALEHIVGGVNSPSRSYKAVGGGSPVAMERGQGAYFWDVDGNKYIDYLAAYGPIITGHAHPHITKAITHAAETGVLYGTPTKHEVTFAKMLKEAMPAMEKVRFVNSGTEAVMTTIRVARAYTGRDKIIKFAGCYHGHSDLVLVAAGSGPATLGTPDSAGVTKNIASEVITVPFNEIGPFKEALERWGDEIAGVLVEPIVGNFGIVEPEAGFLQQVNELTHKAGALVIYDEVITAFRFMYGGAQDLLDIKPDLTAMGKIIGGGLPIGAYGGRVDIMEQIAPLGPAYQAGTMAGNPASIQAGIACLEVLKQPGVYEEMDRLGAILEEGILASAKKHDVTITINRLKGALTIYFTDEKVVNYEQAEATDGEIFARFFKLMLEQGINLAPSKYEAWFLTTEHTEEDISKTLEAVDTAFSKL, from the coding sequence ATGAAACATACGAATTCTGAAACGCTACATAGTGAAGCACTTGAACATATTGTCGGCGGCGTGAATAGTCCGTCTAGATCTTATAAGGCAGTGGGCGGCGGATCGCCTGTTGCAATGGAAAGAGGACAAGGCGCCTATTTCTGGGATGTTGATGGTAACAAGTATATCGACTATCTTGCAGCATATGGTCCGATTATTACCGGCCATGCGCACCCGCACATTACAAAAGCGATCACGCATGCTGCTGAAACCGGAGTATTATATGGAACACCGACGAAGCATGAAGTCACATTTGCAAAAATGCTGAAAGAAGCGATGCCTGCAATGGAAAAGGTACGCTTTGTTAATTCAGGTACTGAAGCAGTGATGACGACGATCCGTGTAGCAAGGGCTTATACAGGCCGGGACAAAATTATTAAGTTTGCCGGCTGCTATCACGGACATTCTGACCTTGTACTTGTTGCTGCAGGCTCAGGTCCTGCTACACTTGGGACACCTGACTCAGCAGGGGTCACGAAAAACATTGCCAGTGAAGTGATTACAGTTCCATTTAACGAAATCGGACCGTTTAAAGAAGCGCTTGAACGCTGGGGTGATGAGATTGCAGGTGTCTTAGTAGAGCCGATCGTCGGTAACTTCGGTATTGTTGAACCTGAGGCAGGATTCTTACAGCAGGTCAATGAGCTGACGCATAAAGCTGGCGCACTTGTGATTTATGATGAAGTCATTACGGCATTCCGTTTTATGTACGGCGGTGCTCAGGACCTTCTTGATATTAAGCCTGATCTGACTGCGATGGGTAAAATTATCGGTGGCGGACTGCCGATCGGTGCTTATGGCGGACGGGTTGATATTATGGAACAGATCGCTCCGCTCGGCCCTGCATATCAGGCCGGCACAATGGCAGGTAACCCTGCATCGATTCAGGCTGGTATTGCATGTCTTGAGGTATTGAAGCAGCCTGGCGTCTATGAAGAGATGGACCGCCTCGGCGCAATTCTTGAAGAAGGAATCCTTGCTTCTGCCAAAAAGCATGATGTGACGATTACAATTAACCGACTGAAGGGTGCCCTGACAATTTACTTCACAGATGAAAAGGTTGTGAATTACGAGCAGGCTGAAGCAACGGATGGTGAGATCTTCGCACGGTTCTTTAAGCTGATGCTCGAGCAGGGAATCAACCTCGCTCCATCCAAATATGAAGCCTGGTTCCTGACAACCGAACATACAGAAGAAGATATTAGCAAGACACTAGAAGCAGTGGACACCGCATTTTCAAAATTATAA
- a CDS encoding peroxiredoxin — MTTEKGQKAPDFKLKTQDGSEVSLSDFKGKKQVVLYFYPKDMTPGCTTQACDFRDHHESFEELDAVILGISPDPEEKHKKFADKHDLPFTLLVDEDHKVAEDYGVWQLKKTFGKEYMGIVRSTFAIDKDGTILNEWRGVRVKGHVEETLQYLRDQN, encoded by the coding sequence ATGACTACAGAAAAAGGTCAGAAAGCACCTGATTTTAAATTAAAAACACAGGATGGATCTGAAGTATCACTATCAGATTTTAAAGGAAAGAAGCAGGTCGTACTTTATTTTTATCCGAAAGATATGACGCCGGGATGCACCACGCAGGCCTGTGATTTCAGGGATCACCATGAATCATTCGAAGAACTCGATGCCGTCATATTAGGCATCAGTCCGGACCCTGAGGAAAAGCACAAAAAATTTGCTGATAAGCATGACCTGCCATTTACACTGCTTGTGGATGAAGATCATAAAGTCGCTGAAGATTACGGTGTATGGCAGCTGAAAAAAACATTCGGTAAAGAATACATGGGCATCGTGCGCTCAACATTTGCAATTGATAAAGACGGCACTATTTTAAACGAGTGGCGCGGCGTGAGAGTAAAAGGGCATGTGGAAGAGACGCTTCAATACTTAAGAGACCAAAATTAA
- a CDS encoding aminobenzoyl-glutamate transporter, with protein MDATKKRGFFTKGLDGIERVGNKLPHPVTLFFLFAAMVVLASALGSALGWTVENAEGEEIAVFNLLSSEGILYMFESAVTNFTGFAPLGTVLVTMLGIGIAERSGLISAALKALVTSVPKQLLTAALVFGGIMSSMAADAGYVVLTPLGAVLFAGLGRHPLAGLAAAFAGVSAGFSANLLVTSLDPLLGDLTIAAAATVDAGYAEGMNILMNYYFMIASVVLLTIAGTFVTEKIVEPRLGTYKGSYTGEEGEDMTTVRPEEKKGLWAALISIIVTSALIALLVVPSWGPLRAGLPNDEILAAPFFQTLVPILFIFFLIPGLVFGLVTKKIKNDSDVAEQMGDTMATMGMYIVLAFAAGQFVAYFNTSNLGQIFAYNAAGWLSEAGLDGMLLVLAFMFVVGVINLFIGSSSAKWAFMAPVFVPIMMQLGYAPEFTQVLYRIADSTTNIISPLMPYFAIVIAFAQKYDKKVGIGTLVATMIPYTIVFSIVWVIMLLVFMYTGIDLGPGANVFYNN; from the coding sequence ATGGACGCTACAAAAAAGCGAGGTTTTTTTACCAAAGGGCTTGATGGAATCGAGCGCGTTGGTAACAAGCTTCCTCATCCAGTAACGCTGTTCTTTCTTTTTGCAGCGATGGTCGTATTAGCTTCAGCACTTGGTTCAGCATTAGGCTGGACTGTTGAAAACGCTGAAGGAGAAGAGATCGCAGTTTTTAATCTCTTAAGCTCTGAAGGTATTCTGTATATGTTTGAGTCAGCTGTCACAAACTTTACAGGATTCGCACCACTCGGCACTGTACTTGTGACAATGCTTGGTATCGGAATTGCTGAAAGATCAGGTCTGATCTCAGCAGCACTGAAGGCGCTTGTTACATCAGTACCAAAACAGTTGTTAACAGCAGCACTTGTATTCGGTGGTATTATGTCATCGATGGCTGCTGATGCAGGTTACGTAGTACTTACACCGCTTGGAGCGGTACTATTCGCCGGTCTTGGCCGTCATCCACTGGCTGGTCTTGCAGCGGCATTCGCCGGTGTATCAGCAGGTTTCTCAGCAAACCTTCTCGTTACATCACTTGATCCGCTTTTAGGTGATCTGACAATTGCAGCAGCAGCTACAGTTGATGCAGGTTACGCTGAAGGCATGAACATACTGATGAACTACTACTTTATGATTGCTTCAGTTGTCCTGCTGACAATTGCAGGTACATTTGTAACTGAAAAAATCGTAGAGCCACGTTTAGGAACTTATAAAGGTTCTTATACTGGTGAAGAAGGCGAGGATATGACAACAGTCCGTCCTGAAGAGAAAAAAGGTCTTTGGGCTGCGCTTATCTCAATCATCGTAACTTCAGCACTAATTGCATTACTTGTCGTTCCATCATGGGGTCCGCTGCGTGCAGGACTTCCAAATGACGAAATCCTTGCAGCACCGTTCTTCCAGACGCTTGTACCAATTCTATTTATTTTCTTCCTGATCCCGGGTCTTGTATTTGGTCTCGTAACGAAGAAGATTAAAAATGATTCGGACGTTGCTGAGCAAATGGGTGATACAATGGCGACAATGGGAATGTACATCGTACTTGCCTTTGCAGCCGGTCAATTCGTTGCTTACTTTAACACAAGTAATCTTGGTCAGATCTTTGCTTATAATGCAGCAGGCTGGTTAAGTGAAGCAGGCCTTGATGGTATGCTGCTTGTACTTGCATTCATGTTCGTAGTAGGTGTGATTAACCTATTTATCGGTTCATCATCTGCTAAATGGGCATTCATGGCACCGGTATTCGTTCCGATTATGATGCAGCTTGGATATGCACCTGAATTCACTCAGGTACTTTACCGTATTGCAGATTCAACAACAAACATCATTTCTCCACTGATGCCATACTTCGCAATTGTCATCGCATTTGCTCAGAAGTATGACAAAAAGGTTGGAATCGGTACACTGGTTGCAACGATGATTCCTTACACGATTGTATTCTCGATCGTATGGGTCATCATGCTGCTAGTATTCATGTACACTGGTATCGATCTTGGACCAGGTGCAAATGTATTCTATAATAACTAA
- a CDS encoding fur family transcriptional regulator — protein sequence MSEVQLRDALDSLKGTGVRITPQRHAILEYLVGAMSHPTADEIYKALEGKFPNMSVATVYNNLRVFREVGLVKELTYGDSSSRFDFITTDHYHAICEDCGKIVDFHYPGLDEVEHLASHVTGFKVNNHRMEVYGTCKECEAKSAAH from the coding sequence GTGTCAGAAGTGCAATTAAGAGATGCATTAGATTCACTAAAAGGGACTGGAGTACGTATTACTCCTCAGCGTCATGCGATTTTGGAGTATCTGGTAGGCGCTATGTCACACCCGACAGCAGATGAGATTTATAAAGCACTAGAAGGCAAGTTTCCAAACATGAGTGTGGCAACCGTTTATAACAATCTGCGCGTATTTCGTGAAGTAGGACTTGTTAAAGAGCTTACTTACGGAGATTCTTCAAGTCGTTTCGATTTTATTACAACCGATCATTATCACGCGATTTGTGAAGACTGTGGCAAGATTGTAGATTTCCATTATCCAGGCCTGGATGAAGTTGAACATTTAGCTTCACACGTTACAGGATTTAAAGTAAATAATCACCGTATGGAAGTATACGGCACATGTAAAGAATGCGAAGCAAAGTCAGCAGCGCATTAA